TGACCCGTTCGGTGAGGGATGGATCATCAGGATAGCAATCAATAGTGCCGGTGAACTGTCGGGTTTGATGTCAGCTGCCGAATACAAGGAATTTATCGGAAAGTAAAATTAATGTGATAATATACCAATATGCCAATGAGACTAATTGAAAGAAGAAGTCTGAAGTGAAGAAGTGGAGAAGTCAAAGACGCTAATTTTCAATTTTTAATTTTCAATTCTCAAATAGTCTTGATTCTTGGCTCTTGGTTCTTATAGTCAAAATAAAAATGAATCCATTAGTAAGTATTATTATGGGCAGTACTTCCGATCTGCCTATAATGGAAAAAGCAGCCCAATTTCTCAATGAAATGGAAATCCCGTTCGAAATGAATGCCCTTTCCGCCCACCGGACTCCCGAAGAAGTGGAAAAATTCGCAAAAGGTGCCAAAGACAAGGGGATCAAAGTGATTATTGCAGCGGCCGGTATGGCTGCACATCTTCCGGGAGTGATCGCCTCCATGACCACTCTTCCGGTAATTGGCGTACCCATCAATTCATCTCTGGACGGAATGGATGCATTGCTCGCCATCGTACAAATGCCCCCCGGCATCCCGGTAGCGACCGTAGGAATTAATGGTGCGTTGAATGCAGCTATCCTGGCTTTGCAGATGATTGCTACGGGCGATGAGTCGGTACAGAAGAAACTGGCAGACTATAAAGTAAGCCTGAAAAATAAGATCACCAAGGCAAACCAGGAATTGGCTTCCGTTTCTTACAAATTCAAAACCAACTGATTGATAATTGATAATTGACAGTTGATAATGGATAACAATTGGCATTTTGTAATTCATAATTCATAATTCATAATTCATAATTCATAATTCATAATTCATAATTCATAATTCATAATTCATAATTCATAATTCATAATTCATAATTAGTAATTCGTCTTGGTTCTTGACACTTGTATCTAATTTATAATCAATATGAAAAAAGTAATTCTTATGTTAACTGCCCTATCTCTGCTGGCAGCCTGTAACAACAGTAACCAGGCAGATAAGCAAGTACCGGTTGACGACGGTATCGACTACGCTACATTCGAATACAAGGTAGACCGGTTTGCAGATATCGAAATACTCCGCTATCCGGTCCCGGGCTTCAACAGCTTGTCGCTGCAACAAAAAGAGCTGATCTATTATTTATCGCAGGCCGCACTTGAAGGGCGTGATATCCTCTGGGATCAACACAACCGTTACAACCTGACTATCCGGCGGGTTTGCGAAGGAGTTTACGAGAACT
This window of the Proteiniphilum saccharofermentans genome carries:
- the purE gene encoding 5-(carboxyamino)imidazole ribonucleotide mutase translates to MNPLVSIIMGSTSDLPIMEKAAQFLNEMEIPFEMNALSAHRTPEEVEKFAKGAKDKGIKVIIAAAGMAAHLPGVIASMTTLPVIGVPINSSLDGMDALLAIVQMPPGIPVATVGINGALNAAILALQMIATGDESVQKKLADYKVSLKNKITKANQELASVSYKFKTN